One window of Drosophila busckii strain San Diego stock center, stock number 13000-0081.31 chromosome 3L, ASM1175060v1, whole genome shotgun sequence genomic DNA carries:
- the LOC108600890 gene encoding uncharacterized protein LOC108600890 yields the protein MGQNLSLRRPRISLTWVLREQHQTPPTTQPQANEPNTEKPPKEQPKDSHKLSNGHVPEPTSTATATATATSVQQRTDPVPTQLDVGKKRYRIKQLPPGAEPLNGYATTPTAHQTPGNGQLAQQKFFSNQNLLEYKDKTTTRQAATVPVPIPMPGAPVAAASTKELLFVCTPQRAPKSDIHSEALLLARKRNEIRKKLAHRLQQARQAATVATAPPATAVATATAEATARPAASAETLKCTYSEPSLVAVSEAGAPQQQRRHRHRKRRERERQRVQRFGYEIHNVDEFLSRCSLAAPGNIPVVLATASTLYQTRPGGYQLEIALPLGMVVNAVFKNQNWLYVQTPHAEEGYVGYACCLPLGILPSAARGSKHTPCWESNADVFPRPCGNMTDSEKEIRLRGGTRSDGARTPRSSKPSEELLPHNNNNNNNNNSSSHSKLYGEQHVDKLYLRAASQPKLVEKAYAQLRSTKQLGLSAGSCSASVRSAASNDEYVTLQQHQQQQQRSLTPKQLYTQSARRASNVSYITNGHNGQHLHPKSMPQPQLLQQQQQQQQQQSQQLLSVLRRQQQNGLRQTLVAINADYITESIVVHKGEIVTLCECRESKDQRQWFYIKTRDGREGFIPAEVAGHGYL from the coding sequence ATGGGTCAGAATCTGAGTCTGCGACGTCCGCGCATCTCACTGACCTGGGTGCTGCGAGAGCAGCATCAAACGCCGCCGACCACACAGCCCCAAGCCAATGAACCAAACACCGAGAAGCCACCAAAGGAGCAGCCGAAAGACTCACACAAGCTAAGCAATGGCCATGTGCCAGAGCCAACCAgcacagcgacagcaacagccacagccacgtCAGTGCAGCAGCGCACAGATCCTGTGCCCACGCAACTGGACGTGGGCAAGAAGCGGTATCGCAtcaagcagctgccgccgGGCGCTGAGCCACTCAATGGTTATGCAACGACGCCCACGGCGCATCAGACGCCTGGCAATgggcagctggcgcagcaaaAGTTCTTCAGCAATCAGAATCTATTGGAGTACAAGGACAAGACGACAACGCGTCAAGCGGCTACTGTACCCGTACCCATACCCATGCCCGGTGCCCCAGTGGCCGCCGCCTCCACCAAAGAGTTGCTATTTGTTTGCACGCCTCAGCGTGCGCCCAAGAGCGATATACACAgcgaggcgctgctgctggcgcgcaAGCGCAATGAGATACGCAAAAAGCTCGCGCATCGATTGCAGCAGGCGCGTCAAGCGGCAACAGTTGCTACTGCGCCGCCAGCAACTGCAGTGGCTACTGCCACTGCGGAGGCCACAGCGCGTCCCGCAGCATCCGCGGAGACACTAAAGTGCACCTACTCGGAGCCCAGTCTGGTGGCAGTTTCGGAGGCAGGcgcaccacagcagcagcgtcgccatcgccatcgcaaGCGACGCGAACGGGAGCGACAGCGCGTGCAGCGCTTTGGCTATGAGATCCACAATGTGGATGAGTTTCTGTCGCGCTGCTCGCTGGCGGCGCCTGGGAATATACCAGTGGTGCTGGCCACAGCCAGCACGCTCTACCAGACGCGACCCGGCGGCTATCAGCTGGAGATTGCGCTGCCGCTGGGCATGGTGGTCAATGCAGTGTTCAAGAACCAAAACTGGCTTTATGTGCAGACGCCGCACGCCGAGGAGGGCTACGTGGGCTAtgcctgctgcctgccgcTGGGCATATTGCCCTCCGCGGCACGCGGCTCCAAGCATACGCCTTGCTGGGAGTCCAATGCGGATGTCTTTCCACGTCCCTGTGGCAACATGACCGATTCCGAGAAGGAGATACGACTGCGCGGCGGCACTCGCTCCGATGGTGCACGCACGCCTCGCAGCTCCAAGCCCAGCGAGGAGTTGTTGccgcataacaacaacaataacaacaacaacaacagcagcagccatagcaAGTTGTATGGCGAGCAGCATGTGGACAAGCTGTATCTGCGCGCCGCCTCGCAGCCCAAGCTGGTGGAGAAAGCCTATGCCCAGCTGCGCTCCACCAAACAGCTGGGACTTAGCGCCGGCTCTTGCTCCGCCTCTGTGCGCAGCGCTGCCTCAAACGATGAGTATGTCACACttcagcagcaccaacagcagcagcagcgatcgCTGACGCCAAAGCAATTGTATACGCAGTCGGCGCGGCGTGCGTCCAATGTGTCGTACATCACGAATGGCCACAATGGTCAGCATCTGCATCCAAAGAGCATGCCGCAGCCGCAgttgctacaacaacaacagcagcagcagcagcagcagtcacagcagctgctcagcgTGCTGCGGCGTCAGCAGCAGAATGGCCTGCGCCAAACTCTAGTCGCCATCAATGCGGATTACATAACCGAGAGCATTGTTGTGCACAAGGGCGAGATCGTTACGCTCTGCGAGTGCCGCGAGTCCAAGGATCAGCGCCAGTGGTTCTACATTAAGACACGCGACGGACGCGAGGGCTTCATCCCAGCCGAGGTTGCGGGCCACGGCTATCTGTAG
- the LOC108598174 gene encoding uncharacterized protein LOC108598174 — protein sequence MLFWKRLRRSKGLETPAADAAVAATASSAASTLSQRRRIVLLLLFALSSQAAVIKDVEQKPPEDVAANNVVSNEQSELPKVVPELVKQKPQIATATKQEQLKVVPARVDVKPQVASVETPQEPPKFVPQVFPNVVPALVDVKPQVASVETPQEPPKFVPQELPKVVPAVVKVASPQDLPKVVPAVVKVESPKVVKVVPTVDKVESPQNLPKVVPAVVKVASPYELPNVVPAVVKVESTQELSKVAKAPLQVPKQPVELPHAVQFKQPIAKPEGSDNKVKPVEAEPRVHDKYSQQQQQHPGEFYVSENEIKLPKNDSDQVVHTHEHHYESMKPFLPLPPFFGFPSGNDSGWGAEQGYFPFPLLPIPFWKPVSTDYAPVNASAPYHDHKHGSHDYYGSYPGYNQSDFEQFFKQPHPFLFKPFSYSGYNSSDSANYYAKPAHAHFPFFKPVSWHSSDPTAQYHGKPSYSSGGGSSQKYDGSGQKYDSNYEFYVPEQRSAAAQQEQKPQSLILVGHIYLHIKTPAPDTEIQAEGSGSASTDHVHKDGPRISESLENSQLLLQPIIYPQQANGQKPRIPFDAIYRSLHFVHPSVQQQTQRSSQSDEDSNVLFAVEIPKPIYRFFKSVFGAFAN from the coding sequence GTattgtgttgcttttgctgttcgCTTTGAGCAGTCAGGCGGCTGTGATAAAGGATGTGGAGCAGAAGCCGCCTGAAGACGTCGCTGCTAACAATGTGGTGTCCAATGAGCAGTCAGAGCTGCCTAAGGTTGTGCCAGAGCTAGTCAAGCAGAAGCCACAGATTGCTACAGCTACCAAGCAAGAGCAGCTCAAAGTTGTGCCAGCGCGAGTTGATGTAAAGCCACAAGTTGCATCCGTGGAGACGCCTCAAGAGCCGCCCAAATTTGTACCCCAGGTGTTTCCCAATGTTGTGCCAGCGCTAGTCGATGTAAAGCCACAAGTTGCATCCGTTGAGACACCTCAGGAGCCGCCCAAATTTGTACCCCAGGAGTTGCCCAAAGTTGTGCCAGCAGTAGTGAAAGTAGCGTCGCCTCAGGATCTGCCCAAAGTTGTGCCAGCAGTAGTCAAGGTAGAGTCGCCAAAAGTAGTCAAAGTTGTACCAACAGTAGACAAAGTAGAGTCTCCTCAGAATCTACCCAAAGTTGTGCCAGCAGTAGTCAAAGTAGCGTCGCCTTATGAGTTGCCCAACGTTGTGCCAGCAGTAGTCAAGGTAGAGTCTACTCAGGAGCTGTCCAAAGTAGCCAAGGCGCCACTGCAAGTGCCGAAGCAACCTGTGGAGCTGCCACACGCTGTGCAGTTCAAGCAGCCTATCGCCAAGCCAGAGGGCAGCGATAACAAAGTGAAGCCAGTCGAGGCCGAGCCCCGGGTGCATGATAAAtactcacagcagcagcagcaacatcctGGGGAGTTCTACGTCAGTGAAAATGAGATCAAACTGCCAAAAAACGACAGCGACCAAGTTGTCCATACCCATGAGCATCACTATGAATCTATGAAGCCGtttctgccgctgccgccttTCTTTGGCTTTCCATCCGGCAATGACAGCGGCTGGGGCGCCGAGCAGGGCTACTTTCCCTTTCCGCTGCTGCCCATACCCTTCTGGAAGCCCGTGAGCACTGACTATGCGCCCGTCAATGCTTCTGCGCCCTATCATGATCACAAGCATGGCTCCCATGACTACTATGGCTCCTATCCTGGCTACAATCAGTCGGACTTTGAGCAGTTCTTCAAGCAGCCGCATCCCTTCCTCTTCAAGCCATTCAGCTATTCTGGCTATAACAGCAGCGACTCGGCCAACTATTATGCCAAGCCCGCTCATGCGCATTTTCCGTTCTTCAAGCCCGTAAGCTGGCATAGCTCGGATCCTACTGCTCAATACCATGGCAAGCCCAGTTATAgtagcggcggcggcagtagCCAGAAATATGATGGCTCTGGCCAGAAATATGACTCCAACTATGAGTTCTATGTTCCCGAGCAGCGCAGTGCAGCGGCTCAGCAGGAGCAGAAGCCTCAATCGCTTATACTCGTTGGTCACATTTATCTGCATATCAAAACGCCAGCTCCAGACACTGAAATCCAAGCGGAGGGCAGCGGCTCTGCTAGCACTGACCACGTGCATAAGGATGGTCCTCGCATCAGCGAGTCTTTGGAAAActctcagctgctgttgcaaccaATTATCTATCCACAGCAAGCAAATGGCCAGAAGCCGCGCATACCCTTCGATGCCATTTACAGAAGTCTGCACTTTGTGCATCCCTCAGTTCAGCAGCAGACTCAACGCTCCTCGCAATCGGATGAAGACAGCAACGTGCTCTTTGCTGTGGAAATACCCAAGCCCATCTATCGCTTCTTTAAGTCCGTCTTTGGCGCATTCGCTAATTGA